TGGATATGGGACCACTGTTCCAAACCCCACAAGAAGCAGCCAAACAAGCCATAGAAAACGATGTCCATATTTTGGGCATATCTTCACTAGCGGCAGGTCATAAAACACTGGTGCCACAAGTCATTGCTGAACTGGAGCGATTAGGTCGTGGCGATATTCTGGTTATTGCTGGTGGCGTTATCCCACAGCAAGATTACGATTTCCTGTTCAAAGCGGGTGTATGTGGCGTATTTGGTCCGGGAACAGTTATTGCCGAGGCCGCCATTAATATCTTACACCAATTGCTCGATGCATAACATTAGCCAAGCCGTCATACAAGGTAATAGAGTAGCACTAGCCCAAGCTATAACCCTCGTGGAAAGCACTTTGCTAGAGCATCAGCAAGAAGCTCAAAGCATCATTCAAGACATACTGCCCAATAGTGGGCAATCCGTACGCATAGGCATTACAGGAGTTCCCGGTGTAGGCAAAAGCACCTTTATAGAAGCCTTAGGCAAATACCTGACTGCTCAAGGCAAAAAGGTAGCCGTATTGGCCATAGACCCCTCTAGTGAAAAATCTGGAGGTAGTATATTGGGCGACAAAACACGTATGCACGAATTGGCTGTCGATGAGTTGGCATTCATTCGCCCTTCACCTACTGCTGGTTCTTTGGGTGGTGTAGCTAGAAAGACGAGAGAAAGTATTTTACTGTGCGAAGCCGCAGGTTTTGAAATTATCCTCATAGAAACGGTAGGTGTAGGACAATCCGAAACGGCAGTACATTCTATGGTGGATGTCTTTTTACTGCTTATGTTAGCCGGTGCTGGCGATGAGCTACAAGGCATCAAAAGAGGCATTATGGAGATGGCTGACGCTATACTCATCAACAAAGCCGATGGCGATAACCTTATCCCTGCCAAAAAGGCTCAAGCCCAATACAAAAGTGCCCTTCACCTCTTTCCACCAAACACCAACGGATGGATACCTCAAGTAGGTGTTTGCTCAGCTTTAGAAAAAACCGATATAGACAAGGCTTGGGACATCATCGGTCAATGCACCAAGTGGACACAAGAAAGGGGCTTTTTTGAGAGCAAACGACAAGAACAAAACCGCTATTGGTTTCATCAAATGATAAAAGAGCGTTTGCAAGACGATTTTTACAGCCAACACCAACAACAGATAGCTGAATTAGAACAGCAAGTGATGGACGCTAAACTCAGTCCCTCTCAAGCTTTACAACAACTCTTTAAGTGAAAAAAGGCGTACTCTATATGCTAGGTTCTACCCTAGCCTTCGCCTGTATGCAAATCTGTGTGAAGTTTTTGCCACACCTTCCGGCGCACGAACTCATCTTGTTTCGTTCTTTGGTATCCATAGTGTTGAGTGTTGCTATACTTAAAAAGCTGGGGATTCAGCTCTTGGGCAATAACAAAAAAGTACTGCTTATGCGTGGTGTTTTTGGCACGACCGCCCTACTGATGTTTTTCTACACCTTGCAGAACATACCCCTTGCCAGTGCCGTGACTCTACAGTACCTCTCGCCCATCTTTACAGCCCTTTTTGCCGCCATCTTCCTCAAGGAAAAGATGCAGATGAAGCAATGGCTCTATTTTGGAGTTTCCTTTGCTGGGGTAGCACTTATCAAAGGTTTTGACGAGCGCATATCTCTGACCTTTATGCTCTTGGGTATTTGCTCGGCTATGTTTTCTGGAATGGCTTACACCTGCATACGCCGACTCAAAGACAGCGAACACCCTTTAGTGGTGGTCTTGTATTTCCCTTTGGTAGCCATACCCATTATGTCGGTGCTCTCTTATTACAAATGGGTAACACCACAAGGTACGGACTGGCTGTACCTCCTACTTATGGGATTGTTTACTCAAGTGGCTCAACTGCTCATGACTAAGGGCATACAAAGCGGTATAGCTAATAAGATGATTAGCCTCAAGTACATAGGTACTATTTACGCTTTGGCAATAGGCTACCTTATTTTTGGGGAAAGTTACGGACTCATGAGCCTCATTGGTATTGCTATGGTAATTGCCGGTGTAGTACTGAACTTGTGGAAAAAAAGAGTCAAATAGCACGAGCAAGATGCTCGCGCTAGCGGGGAATATTGTCTCTTACAAAGTCTGAATTGAATATTTTAAATTGTTGTGGGGCAGTTGTTACATCAAAATGAGTATACGAATTACCATCATAGTCTTCTATCTTGAAATCACATCCGTTGTAATAATCATCAATTTCTTTGTTTTCAAACGATTGAAAAATTCTTGAAATAGTCGTCTTTCCTGAATAATTCC
This genomic interval from Flavobacteriales bacterium contains the following:
- a CDS encoding AAA family ATPase produces the protein MIKRINNIKYFGVFKDYQRNGDIQDFAKLNIFYGWNYSGKTTISRIFQSFENKEIDDYYNGCDFKIEDYDGNSYTHFDVTTAPQQFKIFNSDFVRDNIPR
- the meaB gene encoding methylmalonyl Co-A mutase-associated GTPase MeaB, which gives rise to MHNISQAVIQGNRVALAQAITLVESTLLEHQQEAQSIIQDILPNSGQSVRIGITGVPGVGKSTFIEALGKYLTAQGKKVAVLAIDPSSEKSGGSILGDKTRMHELAVDELAFIRPSPTAGSLGGVARKTRESILLCEAAGFEIILIETVGVGQSETAVHSMVDVFLLLMLAGAGDELQGIKRGIMEMADAILINKADGDNLIPAKKAQAQYKSALHLFPPNTNGWIPQVGVCSALEKTDIDKAWDIIGQCTKWTQERGFFESKRQEQNRYWFHQMIKERLQDDFYSQHQQQIAELEQQVMDAKLSPSQALQQLFK
- a CDS encoding DMT family transporter — translated: MKKGVLYMLGSTLAFACMQICVKFLPHLPAHELILFRSLVSIVLSVAILKKLGIQLLGNNKKVLLMRGVFGTTALLMFFYTLQNIPLASAVTLQYLSPIFTALFAAIFLKEKMQMKQWLYFGVSFAGVALIKGFDERISLTFMLLGICSAMFSGMAYTCIRRLKDSEHPLVVVLYFPLVAIPIMSVLSYYKWVTPQGTDWLYLLLMGLFTQVAQLLMTKGIQSGIANKMISLKYIGTIYALAIGYLIFGESYGLMSLIGIAMVIAGVVLNLWKKRVK